One Dreissena polymorpha isolate Duluth1 chromosome 9, UMN_Dpol_1.0, whole genome shotgun sequence genomic window carries:
- the LOC127844973 gene encoding aquaporin-5-like yields the protein MKDSGTSGGQLRASESSDTLETYLLTTTSRPDSDAYLLTTRTLPEDYALTKDNEAYQLTTRTLPEDYPLIKNNRGRDRDDDDLVWIPMSGKKSADANASRLSEEDTSFCAKIRMRTSLEDIRSLYFWKAVFAEFVGTFILVITAVGSCVQGWKDDPLDIVQISLSFGLCVATSVWIIGHISGGHINPAVTCAMLITRRISLIRAILFIIAQCLGSIAGAGILKALTPSAVVGGLGTTTLNTGVTPAQGFGIELIITMVLVLTVFAACDSKRTDLGGSFPLTIGFAVTVGHLWAVEYCGSSMNPARSLGPAVIMDIWTDHWVYWLGPITGGIIAGLLYDNVLASNASLRKARDCMMSSQFDDGKYPAVKPKVRVIEDEFEAEAMTNTV from the exons ATGAAGGACAGTGGGACGTCCGGTGGTCAG CTACGGGCGTCTGAAAGTAGCGACACCCTCGAGACCTACCTACTGACCACTACCTCTCGGCCGGACTCGGACGCTTACTTGCTGACCACTCGGACACTGCCCGAGGATTATGCGCTGACCAAGGACAACGAAGCCTACCAGCTGACCACTCGGACACTGCCCGAGGATTATCCTCTGATCAAGAACAACAGAGGCCGAGACCGTGACGACGACGATCTAGTCTGGATCCCTATGTCTGGAAAAAAAAGCGCTGATGCTAATGCTTCTAGACTCTCTGAAGAAGATACGTCGTTTTGCGCTAAAATAAGAATGAGAACAAGTCTTGAAGATATCCGTTCATTGTACTTTTGGAAGGCGGTTTTCGCCGAGTTTGTTGGAACTTTTATACTAGTCATTACGGCTGTAGGGTCGTGTGTCCAAGGATGGAAGGACGATCCACTGGACATTGTACAGATTTCCTTATCATTCGGCCTCTGCGTCGCCACCAGCGTATGGATCATTGGCCACATAAGCGGTGGCCACATTAACCCAGCCGTCACATGTGCCATGCTCATAACGAGGCGTATCAGTCTCATTCGCGCCATCCTTTTCATAATCGCCCAATGCCTTGGCTCCATCGCTGGCGCCGGAATTCTGAAGGCGCTTACGCCATCCGCCGTGGTTGGCGGCTTGGGAACGACCACCCTCAACACCGGGGTTACTCCTGCTCAAGGTTTCGGAATCGAGCTTATAATAACCATGGTGCTGGTGCTGACGGTGTTCGCCGCCTGTGATAGCAAGAGGACAGACCTTGGCGGCAGTTTCCCGCTAACAATTGGCTTTGCCGTCACCGTCGGACATCTTTGGGCG GTCGAGTATTGCGGGTCCAGCATGAACCCCGCAAGGAGCCTGGGACCAGCTGTCATCATGGACATCTGGACTGACCACTGG GTGTACTGGCTTGGACCAATAACAGGCGGAATAATTGCCGGTCTTCTGTACGACAATGTCCTCGCTTCCAACGCGTCACTAAGGAAGGCAAGAGACTGCATGATGTCATCACAGTTCGACGACGGGAAATACCCGGCTGTGAAACCCAAAGTTCGGGTGATTGAAGACGAGTTCGAGGCTGAAGCTATGACAAACACCGTTTGA